From the genome of Gammaproteobacteria bacterium:
TTCGAAAGGATGAGGACCACTCCGGCGATGAGCGCCACACCCGGCAGTAGCCAGACGAGCAGAGTCTTTCCTGCGAAGGGAGGGTCAACGAGGATCGCAGTGTTGTAGCGATCCTCGAAGTACTGGATGATCTGATCATCGGTCCATCCGGCTGCAACCTTCTCTCGGGTGATCGCCATCATCGTCTGGGCGGTTTCGGACGGTGACTCACCGATCGTGACTCCCTGACACACAGGGCACTTGATGCGCTGACCAAGGCTGCTGACACGATCTTCGGGTGTCGAATCACCTGCGATCAGACCCGCAACGACGATCCCTGCAAGCACCAGGGTGATGACGCCGGCGATGATCTGTCTTGCGCGGTTGGACATGGATACTCCACACTCGGAGGAAACCGCAAGGATACCAGAGGCTCAGAGAATGGATTCCGGGAGTGGCGACGAAAGGTCTACGCTGCGCGGCGTGAATCGCCCGTTCGACATTGTTCTGTTGCTTGCCCTTCCTGCATCCGGCAAGTCCGAGATTCGCCGGTATCTGGCGTCGCTGCCGCCCGACGTGGCACGTTCGGAGTTCAACCTCGGACCCACGGTCCAGATCGATGATTACCCGTATGTGCATCTCATGCGGCGGATCTCACAGGAACAGGTCCGGCTCGGCTCGGCACCTGCTTTCTTCGCCGATGACACGCAGCCGTTTCTCGACGATCGGGATTGGGGCACACTTACGGTGCTTCTGGACGAGGACTATCACGCGCTGAGGCGGGAGGTTCCTGAGTTCATTCCGGATCCTGCGAAGTGGCTTCTCGATCGTCTCGATCGTGCTCGGGGAACCGCAGGAGCGCCGGTTCCGTTCGATGC
Proteins encoded in this window:
- a CDS encoding cytochrome c-type biogenesis protein CcmH; amino-acid sequence: MSNRARQIIAGVITLVLAGIVVAGLIAGDSTPEDRVSSLGQRIKCPVCQGVTIGESPSETAQTMMAITREKVAAGWTDDQIIQYFEDRYNTAILVDPPFAGKTLLVWLLPGVALIAGVVLILSKMRSRRRGAS